The following proteins are co-located in the Vibrio azureus genome:
- the sppA gene encoding signal peptide peptidase SppA, with protein MKNIFKLIGLIFKGIWKVITFIRLALANVLFLVFIATLYFALTYSAPEQPVLEKESALVLNLSGSIVEQSHYISAMDSLTGSAFGGDIPEENVLFDIVDTIRHAKDDPKVSGLVLALGNMQETNLTKLRYIAKALNEFKTSEKPIYATGSFYNQSQYYLASYADKIFLAPDGGVMIKGYSAYSMYYKSLLEKLDVSTHVFRVGTYKSAIEPFIRDDMSEAAKESTTRWITQLWSAYVDDVASNRKFANSTLNPTMEELLADLEAVEGDIAQLALNKGLVDELATREQVRKQLIDVFGQDDKHSFNAIDYHEYRTTVLSNPANSDNEIAVVVASGTILDGEQPRGTIGGDTIANKLRQARNDDKVKAVVLRVDSPGGSAFASEVIRNEVLALKEAGKPVVVSMSSLAASGGYWISMSADKIIAQPTTLTGSIGIFSVITTFEKSLHKLGINTDGIGTSPFSGDGITTGLSAGAAQAFQLGINHGYKRFTTLVSSSRDIPLTEVDHVAQGHVWTGQDALSFNLVDQMGDFDDAIDAAAQLANLESYDLNWIEEPLSPAELFLQQFMQQVKVSYGVDAMSLVPKSLQPIAKQLNQDASLLQSFNDPKGIYAFCLNCQVQ; from the coding sequence ATGAAAAACATCTTCAAACTTATTGGTCTGATTTTTAAGGGAATATGGAAAGTTATTACCTTCATCAGACTGGCCTTGGCAAACGTACTTTTCCTGGTATTCATTGCCACTCTTTACTTCGCATTAACCTACAGTGCACCTGAGCAACCTGTTCTCGAGAAAGAATCGGCGCTGGTTTTGAATCTATCTGGCTCAATTGTCGAGCAAAGTCACTACATCAGTGCGATGGATTCCCTTACAGGGTCTGCTTTTGGTGGCGACATACCTGAAGAAAACGTTTTATTCGATATCGTCGACACCATTCGTCATGCTAAAGATGACCCAAAAGTATCAGGTTTGGTTCTGGCTCTTGGCAACATGCAAGAAACCAATTTAACCAAGTTGCGCTACATTGCAAAAGCACTCAATGAGTTTAAAACGTCTGAAAAACCGATCTATGCGACTGGAAGCTTCTATAACCAAAGCCAATACTATTTAGCGAGCTATGCTGATAAAATCTTCCTTGCGCCAGATGGTGGAGTGATGATTAAAGGCTACAGTGCGTACTCAATGTACTATAAGTCTCTGCTTGAAAAGCTCGATGTATCAACGCATGTCTTCCGTGTTGGTACTTATAAATCTGCCATAGAGCCTTTTATTCGCGACGATATGTCTGAGGCAGCAAAAGAATCGACCACCCGTTGGATCACTCAACTTTGGAGTGCTTACGTCGATGATGTTGCTTCTAACCGCAAGTTTGCTAACAGCACGCTTAATCCAACCATGGAAGAGCTGCTCGCTGATCTAGAAGCTGTTGAAGGGGATATTGCTCAACTCGCACTCAACAAAGGCTTAGTCGATGAGCTTGCAACTCGTGAACAAGTGCGCAAACAGCTGATAGATGTCTTTGGCCAGGACGATAAACACAGTTTTAATGCCATTGATTACCATGAATACCGCACCACAGTACTTTCTAACCCAGCGAACTCAGACAATGAAATCGCAGTGGTTGTTGCCAGCGGTACCATCTTAGATGGTGAGCAACCAAGAGGGACCATCGGTGGTGACACAATTGCAAACAAACTTCGTCAAGCTCGTAATGATGATAAAGTGAAGGCAGTTGTACTCCGCGTCGATAGCCCTGGCGGTAGCGCCTTTGCTTCTGAAGTGATCAGAAATGAAGTATTAGCCCTCAAAGAAGCTGGTAAACCGGTTGTCGTATCCATGTCGAGCCTAGCGGCTTCAGGTGGTTACTGGATTTCAATGAGCGCAGATAAAATCATCGCTCAACCGACGACCCTGACAGGATCGATTGGCATTTTCAGTGTGATTACTACCTTTGAAAAGAGCTTACACAAATTAGGCATCAATACTGATGGTATTGGCACTTCGCCGTTTTCTGGTGACGGTATCACAACAGGCCTCTCGGCAGGTGCAGCACAAGCTTTCCAACTTGGCATTAATCACGGCTACAAACGCTTTACGACCCTAGTCAGCTCTAGCCGAGACATTCCGTTAACTGAAGTCGATCACGTCGCACAAGGTCACGTTTGGACAGGTCAAGATGCATTGTCGTTTAATCTGGTCGATCAAATGGGTGATTTTGATGATGCCATTGATGCAGCAGCACAATTAGCTAACCTTGAATCATACGACCTCAACTGGATTGAAGAGCCACTGTCACCTGCTGAACTCTTCCTACAGCAGTTCATGCAGCAAGTGAAAGTCTCTTATGGTGTCGACGCGATGAGCTTGGTACCTAAGAGCCTTCAACCGATTGCTAAACAGTTGAACCAAGATGCAAG